In Comamonas koreensis, the genomic stretch CCGGTGGTGGATATTGAGGGGCGCCAGCAGCCGGGCGTGCTTGATGTCCTGCGGGGTTTGCAGCGCCAGGCCCAGGGCCCGCAGATACGCCGGGGTGGCAAACAGCCCCCACTCGATGCCGCAGACGCGCGTGGCCACATGGTCTTCCAGCGGCGCCGAGGTGATGTGGATCGCCAGGTCCACCTTGGAGGCCACCAGGTCATGGATCTGGTCGTTGATAACGAGACGCAGCAGCAGATCGGGGTGCGCCTGGCAAAAGTCCAGGATCAGCGGCTTGAGGTGGAAATGTCCCAGGCCGGTGGGGATGCGCACGCGGATCTCGCCACTGATGGTCTGGTGGATCTGGTCGATCTGCAGCTGGGCGCTTTGCAGCGCATTGAGCGCCTGCAGGCACTGGCCATGCAGGATGCGGCCAGCCTGGGTCAGCTCCATATGCCGCGTGGTACGGCGCAGCAGCTGCGCGCCAAACTGCCGCTCCAGCAGCGCCAGCCGGCGCGACACATTCGAGCGCGTCACGCCCGAGCGCTGGGCCGCATCGCTCAGGTTGCGCGACTCGGCAATCGCCACAAACAAACGCACCAGGTTCAGGTCCATGGCCGGCCTCCCTTTTGATTGTTGATTCTGAATCACCACTGATGGCTGTGCTTTGGCAGTTCCCAAAGCGGCCTCATGTTTCTAACATGGGTCTCACAACAAACGTCCGGGCTGCTGTCGCATAGCCCGGGCCATGCAAGGAGACAATACGTGACGCCAGAGTCAACACTGGGGTTTACCCCGCTCGCCGGTTTCAAGGTCCTGGATTTGAGCCAGGGCGTGGCCGGCCCCTACTGCGCCCAGCTGCTGGCCCACCAGGGGGCCGAGGTCATCAAGGTCGAGCCCGCCCAGGGCGACTGGGGCCGCCATGTGGGCGTAGCCCGCAATGGCCACAGCACCTTGTCCAGCACCTACAACGCCGGCAAGCACAGCCTGGCAGTCGATGCCAAGCACCCCGAGGGCAAGGCGCTGATCCTGCAGCTGGCGCGCAGCGCCGATGTGGTGGTGCAGAACTTTCGCCCGCAGGTGGTGGAGCGCCTGGGGCTGGACTTTGCCGCGCTCCAGGCGCTGGGCCTGGAGCCGGTCTATGTGTCGATCAGCGGCTATGGCGCGGACGGCCCCTTTGCCGACAACCCGGCGACTGACTCGGTGATGCAGGCCGACACCGGGCTGATGAACAGCAACCGCGATGCGCAGGGCGCGCCGCAGCGCATCGGCTTTTTGCTGGCCGACATTGCCACTGGCGTTTATGCCGCGCAGGCCTGCACGGCGGCGCTGCTGCAGCGCCTGAAGACCGGCAAGGGCCAGCATGTGGAGCTGAACCTGTTCAATGTCTGCTGCGCGCTGCAATCAACCGCGCTGTCGGAAGAAGTGCTGGGCGGCCAGACCGTCAAGGCCGCCGTCAGCGCGCCCAATGGCATCTTTGATGCGGCCGATGGCCGCCTGACGATTCTGGCGCTGAACAACGATCAGTTCCTGCGCATTGGCAAGGCGCTGGAGCTGGCCGGCTGGGACAGCGACCCGCGCTTTGCCAGCAATGCGCTGCGCCTGCAGCACAAGGCGGTGCTGCATGCCGACCTGGCCTGCGCTGTCGCCAGCCGCCCGCTGGCCGAGCTGCGCGCGCTGTTCAACCAGCACAGCGTGCTGCATG encodes the following:
- a CDS encoding CaiB/BaiF CoA transferase family protein yields the protein MTPESTLGFTPLAGFKVLDLSQGVAGPYCAQLLAHQGAEVIKVEPAQGDWGRHVGVARNGHSTLSSTYNAGKHSLAVDAKHPEGKALILQLARSADVVVQNFRPQVVERLGLDFAALQALGLEPVYVSISGYGADGPFADNPATDSVMQADTGLMNSNRDAQGAPQRIGFLLADIATGVYAAQACTAALLQRLKTGKGQHVELNLFNVCCALQSTALSEEVLGGQTVKAAVSAPNGIFDAADGRLTILALNNDQFLRIGKALELAGWDSDPRFASNALRLQHKAVLHADLACAVASRPLAELRALFNQHSVLHAVVHSAADVVQHPQARHLATFKTVQQPDFGEVLMAATPWPARPDAPLPAPRIGADSQQILRSLGLAQDEIDALAARQVVGL
- a CDS encoding LysR family transcriptional regulator, which gives rise to MDLNLVRLFVAIAESRNLSDAAQRSGVTRSNVSRRLALLERQFGAQLLRRTTRHMELTQAGRILHGQCLQALNALQSAQLQIDQIHQTISGEIRVRIPTGLGHFHLKPLILDFCQAHPDLLLRLVINDQIHDLVASKVDLAIHITSAPLEDHVATRVCGIEWGLFATPAYLRALGLALQTPQDIKHARLLAPLNIHHRLEFWRHSDGLHEQVQSTPSIQSGDYQFLFNAAMADLGVVLLPYYAVRDAIAQDSLVQVLGGFGVKGVGDALYIVRAPNRQPSAATLALIELLVSSIRQMAPGWRLGTVA